From the genome of bacterium:
GGTGATTCTTCAGGAACTGCTTTTTTGAGTTTTGAAAAACAGAACGGAGAAAATTGATATGAGTGGTCCGCAAAAACAGAAGAAACAAGACTTTACAAAAGAAGAATTGGAAGAGTTTATAAGGGAAAAAGAGACAATAAAACAGATTGTGGGACAGGTGGGAGGCCAGCCAACAACATTCAGCAAAGTATTCAATGTTGCTATGCTGATACTGATTCTCGGGACACTGATTTCCGCTCCTTTTATTCCTAAAAATCTGGAGCTGCCTGCAGTCGAAGTCGGGCTTGTAGTACTTTCCATAAAAATATTTTATCTTGTTCATAATGAGGCTAAGGTTATTCATTTCCAATTCTGGATGCTGAGCTCTCTTGAATGGAGAATGAATGATACGGCAAAGAGACTGGCAAGACTGGATGAAGATATTCATACAATTGCTGAAGAACTGCGTAAAAAAAAGAAATAAAATTTCGGAGGAAACAATGAATCAAAATTTGTTGGAGAGATTTTTACGTTACGTTAAGATTGATACTAAATCATCTGAAACAGCCGGAGATGCATATCCAAGTACGGAAAAGCAGAAAGACCTTTTAAGATTGCTCGTTGAAGAGCTGAAGGCTCTGGGATTAAAAGATGCTGCAATGGATAATCACGGATATGTTTTCGGAACCCTTCCTTCAAACATATCTGATGGGATAAAAACAATTGGTTTTATCTCGCATGTTGATACATCGCCTGAAGTGTCGGATACAGATGTAAAACCTCAGATCAATAAAAATTATCAGGGCGAAGATATTGTACTTCCGGGTGATACAACACAGGTAATTAAAGTTGCTGACAACCCTCATCTGAAAGAGCATGTCGGACACGACATTATTACTGCTGACGGAACAACTCTTCTCGGCGCAGATGATAAGGCAGGTATAGCAGAGATAATGACAATGCTTGAGTATTTTTCAACTCATCCTGATGTTAAGCACGGAACAATCAAGGTAGGATTTACTCCTGATGAGGAGATCGGTGAAGGTACAAAATATTTTAATGTTGAAAAATTCGGAGCTGATTTTGCATACACTGTTGACGGTGAAAGCCCGGGAGAAGTAGAAGACGAAACTTTTAATGCATCTCTTGCAGAGTTTGAGATTAAAGGGGTTAATGTACATCCCGGATATGCAAAAGGCAAAATGGTTAACAGCATAAGAATTATAGGCGATATTATACATGAGATAAATTCTTATCCTGCTCCTGAAACAACAGAGAAAAAAGAGGGGTTCTTACATCCCTACGTACTTTCCGGATCTGTGGATGAATCTCATCTTAAGGTTCTGATAAGAGATTT
Proteins encoded in this window:
- the pepT gene encoding peptidase T gives rise to the protein MNQNLLERFLRYVKIDTKSSETAGDAYPSTEKQKDLLRLLVEELKALGLKDAAMDNHGYVFGTLPSNISDGIKTIGFISHVDTSPEVSDTDVKPQINKNYQGEDIVLPGDTTQVIKVADNPHLKEHVGHDIITADGTTLLGADDKAGIAEIMTMLEYFSTHPDVKHGTIKVGFTPDEEIGEGTKYFNVEKFGADFAYTVDGESPGEVEDETFNASLAEFEIKGVNVHPGYAKGKMVNSIRIIGDIIHEINSYPAPETTEKKEGFLHPYVLSGSVDESHLKVLIRDFELKGIEEKSKILNDIRNKIADKHPCAEINLTIKEQYKNMKIKLDEEPRVIEYAEKAVKMAGLEPQRHAIRGGTDGAKLCFMGLLTPNIFTGGHNFHSRLEWVALQDMEKAVEVLINLVKIWAEDK